From one Microlunatus sp. Gsoil 973 genomic stretch:
- a CDS encoding YafY family protein: protein MASTSSRTLRLLSLLQTHRYWSGVELAERLEVSLRTLRRDVDRLRDLGYPVRADRGVGGGYQLAPGASLPPLLLDDEEAVALAVGLLAGAGGSLAGIAEASVRALAKVVQVMPPSLRRRVEALRSATASPQWPAGLPEADPVALIVLAQACRDDERVSFGYRAADGTATDRRVEPAQLVSVGRRWYLLGYDLTRGDWRVFRLDRIQQPTGAGARFRQRTVPGGDPAAYVRRRLDRTDESRTVTAVIRADAGAVRHLLGRWVRVTDLDDGCARLEMEATGLEWAALALGVSGAEIVGVEPPELGDLLAEWASRFSRLGSLQSAKNGS, encoded by the coding sequence GTGGCCAGTACCAGTTCTCGCACGCTCCGCCTGTTGTCGCTGTTGCAGACCCACCGCTATTGGTCCGGTGTCGAACTTGCCGAGCGGCTGGAGGTGTCGCTGCGCACCCTGCGTCGGGACGTCGACCGATTGCGCGACTTGGGTTATCCCGTGCGGGCGGACCGCGGCGTCGGCGGTGGCTACCAGTTGGCACCCGGCGCCTCACTGCCGCCCTTGCTGCTGGACGACGAGGAGGCTGTTGCGCTGGCGGTCGGGTTGCTGGCCGGGGCTGGGGGATCGTTGGCCGGGATCGCTGAGGCGTCGGTCCGTGCCCTGGCCAAGGTGGTCCAGGTGATGCCGCCGAGCTTGCGCCGTCGGGTCGAGGCGCTTCGCTCGGCGACGGCGAGCCCACAGTGGCCGGCCGGACTCCCCGAGGCCGATCCGGTCGCGCTGATCGTCCTTGCGCAGGCCTGCAGGGACGACGAGCGGGTCAGCTTCGGTTACCGGGCTGCGGACGGCACCGCGACGGATCGTCGGGTCGAGCCTGCCCAGCTGGTCTCCGTGGGCCGCCGCTGGTATCTGCTCGGCTACGACCTCACCAGAGGTGATTGGCGGGTCTTCCGACTCGATCGGATCCAGCAGCCGACCGGCGCGGGAGCACGGTTCCGACAGCGCACCGTGCCGGGCGGCGATCCGGCCGCATACGTCAGACGCCGGCTCGACCGCACCGACGAGAGCAGGACGGTGACCGCTGTGATCCGGGCCGACGCCGGCGCCGTACGGCACCTGCTGGGCCGCTGGGTACGGGTCACCGATCTCGACGACGGATGTGCCCGGCTGGAGATGGAGGCGACCGGACTTGAGTGGGCCGCGCTGGCGCTCGGCGTGTCGGGTGCCGAGATCGTCGGGGTGGAACCACCGGAACTGGGCGACCTGCTCGCCGAATGGGCGTCGCGGTTCTCGCGTTTGGGCTCCCTGCAATCGGCTAAGAACGGGTCATGA